A section of the Microcoleus sp. FACHB-831 genome encodes:
- a CDS encoding PAS domain S-box protein produces the protein MRIKNFQQAEVTLQDKEEQFQSAISNIPGAIYRCAYDSDWRIIFISDAIATIAGFPATDFIDNKVRTFASIIHPEDRARVRIVVQQGVEAQKPYTIEYRIIHADSSVRWVYEKGQGILGEDGRLQWLDGAIFDISDAVAAATQRKQLEQDRDRFFNLSLDLLAIVDFQGYFQRVNPIWSKVLGYTSQELSSRPFIELVHPEDREKTIAEAQKVLTGTESIGFENRYRCKDGSYKWLLWNATAYPEQQLTYAIARDITSTKQVEAKLQESEHKFRNLYEATGDGVMLLNEQGFFDCNPATLAMFACTTKEDFCGKHIGDFSPANQPCGKDSLSFAQEQIAIALEEGSCRFEWLHQRCDGSEFPTEVLLTAIEIDQKKVLQAVVRDITSRKKALAALHEERERFRWLSNATFEGIAVHEQGKILEANQALATMLGYEVAELIGTNGLERFTPESRDIAIKNMMAGYEKPYEAVGLRKDGSTFPVELQGKTIIYQGRQVRLLAVRDITSRKQAEAALQESEERFRAIAEATPVPTLITRVADGRILYANQSLGPTFGLDSAEMIGRKIPDFYYEPAERQCLLELLQRDGYVRNYESRAKKADGTPFWVVVSICFLTFNGEEALLTTFYDTTERKQAEETLRQSEEQWRAIAEAVPNPVFISRVVDGTILYANAQVLSTFGLSADEVIGYKTTELYYDASDRQRLLELLSKDGHISNSEVRGKKLDGTLIWFVISLRYITFNNEQVLVGALYNITERKLAEAGLMQRSRLSTLAAEVGVALGQNGILCNIMNQCTETIVRHLEASVASIWTLNPATKVLEQQALAIAHPPLEDFATTINFGNEIVSFIANPTLPYLSASYKTEELGSGGGEIVAGEEFSSSSMPNNFSGYPLIVEERLVGAIAVLSDVEITTTVHSTLGWVANAIALAIDRAWAREELLSRREALLFDLASQIRNSLDLDTILETAVVEIRNLLQIDCCEFMWFRTAEGENISIARQETTENLEEEAISTREIFSLAPSRDRPNGQAYWEIVKESKNYGLSSFIGNFSASSVAPLGDKLLNLEIVRIDDVQTLREPGLRQLLIYLGKTALLSLPLQTYTGQIGVITCGHCSEARLWSDSEVELLQAVTMQLAIAIDQAELYTQARNSASLAQAQSQQLEQALLQLQQTQTQLIQTEKMSSLGQMVAGIAHEINNPVTFIHGNLGHARAYIKDLLSILQLYQQHYPEPVREIQQICRDIDLDFVTADLPKVLSSMQIGADRIQQIVLSLRNFSRLDEAGMKPVDIHEGIDNTLLILQHRLKPKSQFSGINIVKEYGELPPVECYAGQLNQVFMNILGNAIDALESQPEPRIINICTEVKSGDREGSLPNPDCPTPNNTHVAIRIKDNGPGMTEQVKKRLFDPFFTTKPVGKGTGLGLSISHHVVVEKHGGTLQCVSQPGEGAEFWIEIPVAAAGEGSAT, from the coding sequence ATGAGAATTAAAAATTTCCAGCAGGCAGAAGTAACGCTGCAAGATAAAGAAGAACAATTTCAAAGTGCGATTTCTAATATTCCAGGCGCTATTTATCGCTGTGCCTACGATTCTGACTGGAGAATAATATTTATTAGCGATGCGATCGCTACAATCGCAGGATTCCCAGCCACCGACTTCATTGATAATAAAGTCCGCACTTTTGCCAGTATTATCCATCCTGAAGACAGGGCAAGAGTAAGAATAGTTGTCCAGCAGGGTGTGGAGGCGCAAAAGCCATATACCATCGAGTACAGAATAATACACGCTGACAGCAGCGTAAGATGGGTCTACGAAAAAGGCCAGGGCATTTTAGGCGAAGACGGTAGATTGCAATGGTTAGATGGAGCTATTTTTGATATCAGCGATGCCGTAGCGGCGGCTACGCAACGCAAACAACTAGAACAAGACAGAGACAGGTTTTTTAATCTCTCGCTTGATTTGCTTGCCATCGTTGATTTCCAGGGCTATTTCCAGCGGGTGAACCCTATATGGTCAAAAGTCTTGGGCTATACCAGCCAAGAACTCTCCTCAAGACCATTTATTGAATTAGTTCATCCAGAAGACCGGGAAAAAACTATTGCCGAAGCGCAAAAAGTCTTGACAGGCACCGAGAGCATTGGTTTTGAAAATCGCTATCGGTGCAAAGACGGATCTTATAAATGGCTGTTATGGAATGCAACAGCATATCCAGAACAGCAATTGACGTATGCGATCGCTAGGGACATTACCTCTACAAAACAAGTTGAAGCCAAATTGCAAGAGTCGGAACATAAATTCCGCAACCTCTACGAAGCAACAGGTGATGGTGTAATGCTCCTAAACGAGCAAGGCTTCTTTGATTGCAACCCTGCCACTTTAGCAATGTTTGCTTGTACGACAAAAGAGGATTTTTGCGGCAAGCATATAGGCGATTTTTCTCCAGCTAACCAACCTTGCGGTAAGGATTCCCTGAGTTTTGCACAAGAGCAAATTGCCATAGCACTCGAAGAAGGAAGCTGCCGATTTGAATGGCTGCACCAGCGCTGCGATGGTTCAGAGTTTCCCACAGAAGTGTTATTAACCGCTATAGAAATAGATCAAAAAAAAGTGCTGCAAGCAGTAGTGCGGGACATCACCTCGCGCAAAAAAGCTCTGGCGGCATTGCACGAAGAGAGAGAACGGTTCCGCTGGTTGTCCAATGCTACTTTTGAGGGAATTGCAGTCCACGAGCAGGGCAAAATTTTAGAGGCGAACCAAGCCTTAGCAACGATGCTGGGATATGAGGTTGCTGAACTAATTGGCACGAACGGCTTGGAACGGTTTACACCAGAATCGCGGGATATAGCCATAAAAAATATGATGGCTGGCTATGAAAAGCCTTATGAAGCAGTAGGTTTAAGAAAAGACGGGTCAACTTTTCCGGTTGAGCTTCAGGGCAAAACCATTATTTACCAAGGGCGGCAGGTCAGGTTACTCGCAGTAAGAGACATCACCAGTCGAAAACAAGCTGAGGCGGCGTTACAAGAAAGCGAGGAGAGGTTCCGGGCGATCGCGGAGGCTACTCCTGTGCCCACACTCATCACCCGTGTCGCCGATGGCCGGATATTGTACGCAAACCAATCTCTGGGGCCTACTTTCGGTCTTGACTCTGCTGAGATGATCGGTCGCAAAATTCCAGATTTTTACTACGAGCCAGCAGAACGCCAATGCTTGCTGGAATTGCTGCAAAGAGATGGGTATGTCCGCAACTATGAAAGCCGTGCTAAGAAGGCAGATGGTACGCCATTTTGGGTTGTGGTGTCGATTTGTTTTTTGACATTTAACGGCGAAGAAGCGCTGCTGACTACGTTTTATGACACTACAGAGCGCAAACAGGCAGAAGAAACGTTGCGGCAGAGCGAAGAGCAGTGGCGGGCGATCGCGGAAGCAGTTCCCAACCCTGTGTTCATCAGCCGTGTCGTCGATGGAACAATTTTATATGCGAACGCACAAGTGCTTTCAACTTTCGGACTTAGTGCTGACGAGGTTATTGGTTACAAAACAACTGAACTCTACTACGATGCCAGCGATCGCCAAAGGTTACTAGAGTTACTTTCAAAAGACGGCCACATCAGCAACAGCGAAGTCAGAGGTAAAAAGCTAGATGGCACTTTAATTTGGTTTGTCATATCGCTACGCTACATCACATTCAATAACGAACAAGTATTGGTGGGGGCGTTGTACAACATTACAGAACGCAAACTGGCTGAGGCAGGGCTTATGCAGCGATCGCGCCTTTCCACATTAGCCGCCGAGGTGGGAGTCGCACTGGGACAGAATGGGATCTTATGTAACATCATGAACCAGTGTACGGAGACGATAGTGCGGCATCTAGAAGCGTCAGTTGCTAGTATTTGGACGCTCAACCCAGCAACCAAAGTGCTTGAGCAGCAGGCTCTCGCGATAGCGCACCCCCCGCTAGAAGACTTTGCTACTACTATCAATTTTGGCAACGAGATCGTTAGTTTTATCGCTAATCCAACCCTGCCCTACCTCAGCGCTAGTTATAAAACAGAGGAGTTGGGGAGTGGGGGTGGGGAAATAGTCGCTGGGGAAGAATTTTCCTCTTCATCTATGCCTAATAATTTCTCGGGCTACCCACTGATTGTAGAAGAGCGGCTTGTAGGCGCGATCGCTGTTTTAAGCGACGTGGAGATTACCACTACAGTACACAGCACCTTGGGCTGGGTAGCCAACGCGATCGCCCTTGCTATCGACCGTGCTTGGGCGCGGGAAGAACTGCTGAGTCGCCGGGAAGCTTTGCTCTTCGATCTCGCCAGCCAAATCCGCAACTCTCTCGACCTCGACACTATTTTGGAAACGGCTGTAGTAGAGATCCGCAACTTGTTGCAGATAGACTGCTGTGAATTTATGTGGTTTCGCACAGCCGAAGGCGAAAACATTTCCATTGCCAGACAGGAAACGACAGAGAATTTAGAAGAGGAAGCTATCTCTACAAGGGAAATTTTCTCTCTGGCTCCTTCACGCGATCGCCCCAACGGTCAAGCGTATTGGGAGATAGTTAAAGAATCGAAGAATTATGGCTTGTCTAGCTTCATAGGTAACTTTTCGGCTTCGTCAGTTGCGCCTTTAGGAGACAAGTTGTTAAACCTAGAAATTGTAAGAATTGATGATGTGCAAACTTTGCGAGAGCCAGGATTGCGCCAGTTGTTAATTTATTTGGGCAAAACCGCTTTACTGTCACTACCGCTTCAGACTTATACTGGTCAAATTGGTGTCATTACTTGCGGTCATTGTAGCGAGGCGCGGCTTTGGAGTGATAGCGAAGTGGAACTGTTGCAAGCGGTGACAATGCAACTAGCGATCGCCATCGACCAAGCGGAACTCTACACCCAAGCCCGCAATTCTGCATCTCTAGCCCAAGCTCAGAGCCAACAGCTAGAGCAAGCCTTACTCCAATTGCAACAAACCCAGACACAGCTAATTCAGACCGAAAAAATGTCCAGTCTGGGCCAAATGGTAGCTGGTATCGCCCACGAAATTAACAACCCCGTTACCTTCATTCACGGCAACTTGGGTCATGCCAGAGCCTACATCAAAGATCTGCTGAGTATTCTGCAACTCTACCAGCAACATTACCCCGAACCCGTGCGAGAGATTCAACAAATTTGCAGGGATATCGATCTGGACTTTGTGACAGCAGATTTACCCAAGGTGCTGTCTTCGATGCAAATAGGCGCTGACCGGATTCAACAGATTGTGCTTTCGCTGCGTAACTTCTCCCGGCTGGATGAAGCTGGCATGAAGCCTGTTGATATTCACGAAGGCATCGACAACACTTTATTGATTTTGCAGCACCGCTTGAAGCCCAAAAGTCAATTTTCGGGAATTAATATTGTCAAAGAATACGGCGAGTTGCCACCTGTAGAGTGCTATGCAGGTCAGTTGAATCAGGTGTTTATGAACATCCTAGGCAATGCTATCGACGCCCTCGAAAGCCAGCCAGAACCTCGGATTATCAATATCTGCACTGAAGTGAAGAGTGGCGATCGCGAAGGTTCTCTGCCTAACCCTGATTGCCCAACCCCCAATAATACACATGTTGCGATTCGGATTAAAGACAACGGGCCGGGAATGACGGAGCAAGTAAAAAAGCGTCTGTTTGACCCCTTCTTTACCACCAAGCCAGTTGGTAAGGGAACAGGTCTTGGTCTATCGATTTCCCACCATGTCGTAGTGGAGAAACATGGAGGGACTCTGCAATGTGTCTCCCAGCCAGGAGAGGGAGCCGAATTCTGGATTGAGATTCCGGTTGCAGCCGCTGGGGAAGGCTCTGCTACGTGA
- a CDS encoding HAD family hydrolase has translation MPAIAPNILALDFDGVLCDGLIEYFQTAWRTYCQIWSPSSLTPPDDMAPIFYRLRPVIEVGWEMPVLIRALVLAIPEEKILQEWPSVAQQILLEDNLSAGDIGVKLDSLRDEWIETDLETWLGLHRFYPSVVEKMRSLLADSSVQPIIVTTKEGRFVRQLLQQQQIEMRDEWIIGKECKRPKHQILRELIEASNKDAVSLWFIEDRLKTLQSVQQQPDLNQVRLYLADWGYNTAIARESVRNDERIKLLSLSQFAQDFDNWP, from the coding sequence ATGCCTGCGATCGCTCCTAATATTCTCGCTCTTGATTTTGACGGTGTTCTCTGCGATGGGCTAATCGAGTATTTCCAGACGGCTTGGCGCACTTATTGCCAAATCTGGTCGCCCAGTAGTCTGACACCGCCTGACGATATGGCTCCGATTTTCTACCGATTGCGCCCGGTAATTGAAGTCGGCTGGGAAATGCCTGTTTTAATTAGGGCGCTAGTACTGGCAATACCTGAAGAAAAGATTTTGCAGGAGTGGCCCTCTGTAGCCCAGCAAATTCTGCTAGAAGATAATCTGAGTGCAGGTGATATTGGCGTAAAGCTAGATAGCCTGCGCGATGAATGGATAGAGACAGACTTAGAAACTTGGTTGGGGTTGCATAGGTTTTATCCGAGTGTAGTCGAGAAAATGCGATCGCTGCTTGCTGATTCGTCGGTACAGCCGATTATTGTCACTACCAAAGAAGGACGCTTCGTGCGCCAGTTATTGCAGCAGCAACAAATTGAGATGCGCGACGAATGGATTATTGGTAAAGAGTGCAAGCGTCCCAAACATCAAATTTTGCGGGAATTAATAGAGGCGTCTAACAAGGATGCTGTTAGCCTTTGGTTTATCGAAGACCGACTTAAAACCTTACAATCGGTGCAACAGCAACCCGACCTGAATCAAGTAAGGCTATACTTAGCAGATTGGGGCTACAACACTGCGATCGCGCGGGAATCTGTCCGCAATGACGAACGAATTAAGCTATTGTCTCTATCGCAGTTTGCCCAAGATTTCGATAATTGGCCTTAG
- a CDS encoding DNA double-strand break repair nuclease NurA — protein MLDLNKLAGQIPGISTHLTEVAAASRIRLERAQEFLEEAYQQQAELVQKQEQWQHRICFSAAVPIEPLDTRIYVQTPPAQHTVIATDGSQMAPNHHEIAYCYLINMGLVMLHYGQSLHPVLDSVPEVFYKSEDLYVSREWGIKTEEWMGYRRTVSEVLLLAEAATTWANTANVKLPIFDSAENATPSTTNEQSNHPKSKIQNLKSPVPMLAMTDGPLIYWFLDKLPSDARDRILPPILEAWDTMRDSKVPLMGYVSASRSFEALNFLRLQACPHDVPDCTTHCNGESEKAPCHVFDPLRDTSVWASQLQPGQRGPLWRSELRILDWYEQHRIYFCYVHVGSEIARIEVPGWVAEDEEMFEEALGLMLGQVQKGYGYPVALAEAHNQAVVRGGDRARFFALLEQQMIKAGLRNVGTSYKETRKRGSIA, from the coding sequence ATGCTGGATTTAAACAAACTAGCCGGACAAATCCCTGGTATCAGCACGCACCTGACAGAAGTTGCAGCTGCTAGCCGCATACGCCTAGAACGCGCCCAAGAATTTTTAGAAGAAGCTTACCAACAACAGGCAGAGTTGGTGCAGAAACAAGAACAGTGGCAACATCGTATATGTTTCAGCGCCGCCGTTCCCATAGAGCCTTTGGATACTCGCATTTACGTGCAGACTCCCCCGGCTCAACACACAGTCATTGCTACTGATGGTTCTCAGATGGCGCCAAACCATCATGAAATAGCTTATTGCTATTTAATTAATATGGGTTTGGTGATGCTGCATTACGGGCAAAGTTTGCACCCAGTTTTAGATAGCGTGCCGGAAGTTTTCTATAAATCTGAAGATCTTTATGTTTCTCGCGAGTGGGGAATTAAAACAGAGGAATGGATGGGTTATCGGCGCACGGTTTCAGAGGTACTGCTGTTGGCTGAAGCGGCAACAACTTGGGCTAACACTGCTAATGTTAAATTGCCGATTTTTGATAGTGCTGAAAATGCTACACCGTCCACAACTAACGAGCAATCTAACCATCCAAAATCCAAAATCCAAAATCTAAAATCGCCAGTTCCAATGTTAGCGATGACAGATGGGCCGTTAATTTATTGGTTTCTAGACAAGCTGCCATCTGACGCCCGCGATCGCATCCTTCCCCCCATCTTAGAGGCTTGGGATACAATGCGTGACTCTAAAGTTCCTCTGATGGGATATGTCAGCGCCTCTCGCAGTTTTGAAGCGCTTAACTTCCTACGTTTGCAAGCTTGTCCCCACGATGTACCTGATTGCACAACCCATTGCAACGGTGAAAGCGAAAAAGCACCTTGTCACGTTTTCGACCCGTTACGAGATACCAGCGTTTGGGCATCTCAATTGCAACCCGGTCAACGCGGCCCTTTATGGCGCAGCGAACTGCGAATTCTCGATTGGTATGAGCAGCATCGCATCTACTTCTGCTATGTCCACGTAGGAAGTGAAATTGCCCGAATTGAAGTTCCGGGTTGGGTGGCTGAAGACGAGGAAATGTTTGAGGAAGCTTTGGGGTTGATGTTGGGTCAAGTACAGAAGGGTTATGGGTATCCAGTTGCTTTGGCCGAAGCGCACAATCAGGCTGTAGTACGTGGGGGTGATCGCGCTCGTTTCTTTGCCCTCCTCGAACAACAAATGATTAAAGCAGGCTTGAGAAATGTCGGTACTTCCTACAAAGAAACCCGCAAGCGTGGCAGCATTGCTTGA